The following coding sequences are from one Oncorhynchus clarkii lewisi isolate Uvic-CL-2024 chromosome 20, UVic_Ocla_1.0, whole genome shotgun sequence window:
- the LOC139375896 gene encoding bcl-2-related ovarian killer protein homolog A-like isoform X1 encodes MQVIRRSSVFAAGVMEAFDHSPSDKELVSKSKALCRDYIHSRLNLYGLGSSKTQVDSTLCDVAAVLLCLGDELECMRPSVYRNVARQLNISVAMETMVSDAFVAVATEIFAAGITWGKVVSMYAVAGALAVDCVRQNQPATVQTIVDSLGQFVRKNLAPWLKKRGGWTDIKRCVVKLDAVPQTHWLSPIAQSCKHFLSTLYIYIMKEP; translated from the exons ATGCAGGTGATTCGTCGCTCTTCTGTGTTTGCAGCCGGGGTGATGGAGGCCTTTGATCATTCCCCGTCAGACAAAGAACTGGTGTCCAAGTCCAAGGCACTGTGTAGGGACTACATACACTCTAGGCTCAACCTCTATGGGCTAGGCTCGTCCAAAACTCAGGTGGACTCAACGCTTTGTGATGTGGCTGCTGTGCTTCTCTGTCTCG GTGATGAGCTGGAGTGCATGCGGCCCAGTGTCTACCGGAACGTGGCGAGACAGCTCAACATCTCAGTAGCCATGGAGACCATGGTTTCTGATGCCTTTGTTGCCGTGGCAACAGAGATATTCGCAGCAG GTATCACATGGGGGAAGGTGGTATCTATGTATGCCGTGGCTGGGGCTCTGGCGGTGGACTGCGTGCGACAGAACCAGCCAGCTACGGTCCAAACCATAGTGGACAGCCTGGGCCAGTTTGTCCGCAAGAACCTGGCCCCTTGGCTGAAGAAACGCGGAGGATGG ACGGACATTAAGAGGTGTGTGGTGAAGTTAGATGCCGTTCCTCAGACCCATTGGCTGTCTCCCATTGCCCAATCCTGCAAGCACTTTCTATCAACACTGTACATCTACATTATGAAGGAGCCATGA
- the LOC139375896 gene encoding bcl-2-related ovarian killer protein homolog A-like isoform X2 yields the protein MQVIRRSSVFAAGVMEAFDHSPSDKELVSKSKALCRDYIHSRLNLYGLGSSKTQVDSTLCDVAAVLLCLGDELECMRPSVYRNVARQLNISVAMETMVSDAFVAVATEIFAAGITWGKVVSMYAVAGALAVDCVRQNQPATVQTIVDSLGQFVRKNLAPWLKKRGGWIYGFFPDLQCMLRRW from the exons ATGCAGGTGATTCGTCGCTCTTCTGTGTTTGCAGCCGGGGTGATGGAGGCCTTTGATCATTCCCCGTCAGACAAAGAACTGGTGTCCAAGTCCAAGGCACTGTGTAGGGACTACATACACTCTAGGCTCAACCTCTATGGGCTAGGCTCGTCCAAAACTCAGGTGGACTCAACGCTTTGTGATGTGGCTGCTGTGCTTCTCTGTCTCG GTGATGAGCTGGAGTGCATGCGGCCCAGTGTCTACCGGAACGTGGCGAGACAGCTCAACATCTCAGTAGCCATGGAGACCATGGTTTCTGATGCCTTTGTTGCCGTGGCAACAGAGATATTCGCAGCAG GTATCACATGGGGGAAGGTGGTATCTATGTATGCCGTGGCTGGGGCTCTGGCGGTGGACTGCGTGCGACAGAACCAGCCAGCTACGGTCCAAACCATAGTGGACAGCCTGGGCCAGTTTGTCCGCAAGAACCTGGCCCCTTGGCTGAAGAAACGCGGAGGATGG ATCTACGGTTTTTTTCCTGACCTTCAATGCATGTTGAGAAGGTGGTAA